A stretch of DNA from Mugil cephalus isolate CIBA_MC_2020 chromosome 12, CIBA_Mcephalus_1.1, whole genome shotgun sequence:
TTGCACTGGGTTGTTCTTTACCTGCCAATAGTGCGGGTTCGTCGTCGAACTTCTAAAGTACAGTACAGATGATGTAGGTCCTCCGGGGGCAGAGAGTTTGTTTTGCCGGTGTTCACCTGCTCTCCTACCTGTGTTGTTGACAGTGGAGCCGCGCGACGCTGCGCGACACTGCGCGATGATGGCGGGAATGTGAACTTCCGTTCTCTCGCGATGTTTCGCCTACTCGAGGCACTACTGTCGTCTCGTgatattttgcttatttttactCTGAGCCCACAGCGCCATGCCGATCGTCCTCTCGCGACATTTCACTTATTTGTATCAAGGATCTCGCGATGTTTGACGTTTTTTagagaaaaaactttattactTTATAAAAACCAATACAATACAATGACAACCGACAGGGGGCTACAAACATCACCGAGACACACTTTAGAATATCCTACAAATACATTGAAGAGGAAACAAATTCAAACTCATAGTGGCTTTCATATTTAGAGGAATATCttataattttaatattttccttgGTCTAATTTTCAAAGATAGAGAGGAAGGGTTTTTGATTAGTGAATGTGTAATAAGATTAATGGTATAGAATTGTTTCTTATCGGCAGGTGGATAATCAATACAAACAATACATGTTcaaagcaaagagaaaatgTGGTTCAATACAAGTAGAAATCAATTTGCAGTGTTATTTTCAAGAACTTGTACTTATTGTACAAGTACGTGTCGCTTTCGTTCACATGTGGGTGTAtttttgaatgacaataaagatctaTCGATCTAGATATCttcctaaaattaaaaaaaaaaaaaaaaactttaagtgGGTAAATTCTGTGAATTATTTTAAGGTACTTCTTTGACATTATCTTTCATATATCTGGCAGGCACGTTCCACATCTTTTTCCAGTCAATGTTATTGATGAAGTTGCCCTAATAAGCTTCCACATGTGGAATTGATAAGACTTTTATTGAGCGTATACGTCGGTTACTGGTGCGCGTTGATAAGAAACAAATTCAACCAATTTCACGTTTTTATCATTGTCTTTTCCTGAAACGTTAATTCCACAACTGTCGCGATATTTCTCTGATTTGTACACGGTGCTCTCGCGATATTTCGCTTCATATCCGAGCCCAGCTCGTCCTCTCGCGATATTTTGCTTATTTGTATCCGGAGTTGCCTCCATTGCCGCACAAAAACACGCCATACGATTATGTTATCCGACTAATATCGTCCAATTTCGAGGTCCCGGAGATGTTTCATAGAGACACACAAATTAGACAATTGACGTGTTGATATATTTGTTATCTCAGTTAAGTTTCGTTGCTATGTCTACCGCATACGGGAATCCCGTTTGTCCAGAGAATTAGCAGCTAGCTGCTAGCCGTCCGTACTGTGTGCTTGTTTACTTCTAGTAGCGATAGTTTGCGTTACAAACACACCagtttgcttcttcttcttcacaatTCATCTGATAAAAAATAAGCTGTGGACTATAAATCAGGATCGGAGAGATTCAGAAGATGCTGGCGACCGGAGCCGTGAGTATCTAATCCCAACTGTAGCAACCGCCTTTAGCTGCAGTTCATCCTGTAGCttctgtttgtcatgtttgtcaTTACTACTTGGTTCTTCTTGATAACATATTAAAAAACGCATTTAATTACTACACAATGCCAtcaaatgcaaatgtttgaGCTATACATTCAATGATATCCGTTATGGTACGTGGCattatgttcagtttattttatttagaggaGCTATTTTGCATCATAATCTTTATGATAATAAAGCTAAAGCCGTTTAGAAAACCATCATGTTCTGCAGGACTATTTATCCAGGGATGCTGATGATGACGATTGCACTTGTTGATtatgtttctttgctttttgcaGGCTGTCACTAACGTCACAGCCCTGGCCCAGGTAGACAGGGAGAAGATCTACCAGTGGATCAATGAGTTATCGAGCCCAGAGACCAGAGAAAATGCCTTGTTGGAGCTTAGCAAGAAACGCGAGTCTGTGCCGGACCTGGCACCGATGCTCTGGCATTCCTGTGGTACTATTGCTGCCCTGTTGCAGGTAGGACCCACCGCCCACCTCTgcctatatatatctatctatctatctatctatctatctatacatatatatatatatatatgtatgtatatatatatatatatatatgtatgtatgtatatatatatatatatatatatatatatatatatatatatatatatatgtatgtatatatatatatatatatatatatgtatgtatgtatatatatatatatatatataatatatatattatatatatatatgtatatatatatatatgtctatgtatatatatatatatatgtatgtatatatatatatatgtacgtatattatatatatatatatgtatgtatatatatatatatatatatgtatgtatatatatatatatatatatgtatgtatatatatatatatatatatgtatgtatatgtatacatacatatatgtatgtatatatatatataatatcatatatatatatgtatatatatatatgtatatgtatatatatatatatgtatgtatgtatatatatataatatatatatacatacatacatatatatattatatatatatatatatatatgtatttatatatatatatatatatattgtatgtatatatatatatatatatatatatgtatgtatatatatataaaacacctCTGTTGTCACTTGATGTAGTGCTGCATTGATGAATACACTGTTCACACCCTAATGGTTAATGGCTTGGCTGATTGCACTGTCTGTTGCGCATCagcacacaagacactttaaaatgtctgtatatctcatgtctgtACATAATTGCTTGTGTATCCCAtgtatattattttctgtaattcttACTACCTTATTCCTATTCTTTTCCCTGAAAAAACAATTTCCCCGTggggggatcaataaagtgatgtTGAATCTTGAAGAAGTGTAGCAGAAATCAACtgacttctctttctctttctctctctcttctttttgttttttaggaaaTAGTGAACATCTATCCATCTATAAACCCACCTACCCTCACGGCTCATCAGTCTAACAGAGTGTGTAATGCCTTGGCTCTTCTTCAGTGCGTTGCCTCACACCCAGAGACACGgtaattattagtattattattattataattattattattattattattatgagacGTAGGGGGCTAGAGGGTCGAGGGggtttatttagttagttatttatccaaaacaatcaattaaaaCGGAGATGGGGAAGTAGCCAGAAATACTAACGTGCTTTTGTTCTTCCCTCCTCACCAGGTCGGCTTTTCTAGCAGCCCACATTCCTCTTTTCCTTTATCCCTTTCTGCACACTGTTAGCAAAACACGGCCCTTTGAGTACCTGCGACTTACCAGCCTCGGTGTCATAGGTAAACTCTCCTCTGTTTGGGCATCATTAAGTTCATACACTTCCGCTGTGTCTTCATCATGTGAGTTGCATATGTCAAGTGCATTAAGATGCCTTTTGTTTTGCTGTAGGTGCCTTGGTCAAAACAGATGAACAAGAAGTGATCAACTTCCTTCTCACCACTGAAATCATCCCACTGTGTCTCCGCATCATGGAATCAGGGAGTGAACTCTCCAAGACGGTACTGAAAACATCCTAACTAACACCTGTTGTAAAATTAACTGGTGTTATATCTTTCTTACGGTAGTTTTCACGTGAGaacaagaaataataatatataacatatatctctatattctgattttttttttttgccaggttGCTACTTTCATACTACAGAAGATCCTGTTGGACGACACAGGGCTGGCCTATATATGCCAGACGTACGAACGTTTCTCACATGTGGCGATGATTCTCGTAAGTAAAAACGTCCAGATATGATTAAGTGGTTTCTCTGCATTGTTGACAAAATTTCTATGATCTCTTATGTTAAAATGACTATTTCATTCAAAGGGAAAAATGGTGCTGCAGCTCTCGAAAGAACCATCAGCTCGTCTGCTGAAGCATGTTGTTCGCTGCTATCTTCGCCTCTCGGATAATCTCAGGTAGAGTAATGTTCTGCAGCTGCAGGATACTGAGCGTGATCATTGGTTTTAATCCTTAGCCTTAACCTCCAGCCTCTTAGCCTGATGCACCACAGCACTGTCTTTGGAAAAGGGAAAGCAGTGTGTAACTGGATTATTATTCTATCATTGTCAATCAGCTCACTGCAGCTATACAGCTCAGTCTTGCTGTTAATTTCATAGGCTGTTGACTCGAGAATGTCATGTAAGTTTCCCCCATAACCCCAGGAAAATGTGATGGAAGAATTAAGTCATCAGCACTTGCCACTAGGAGGAGCCATGGCATAAATACCTGTAGTCACTGACATGACTTGTCTGTCTGTTGCatagtctgtatataaatatggattccacttcctctcattggtccaaactgacgctattttcctgCGACTTCATCTTTTGGAGCC
This window harbors:
- the LOC125018030 gene encoding CCR4-NOT transcription complex subunit 9-like, encoding MLATGAAVTNVTALAQVDREKIYQWINELSSPETRENALLELSKKRESVPDLAPMLWHSCGTIAALLQEIVNIYPSINPPTLTAHQSNRVCNALALLQCVASHPETRSAFLAAHIPLFLYPFLHTVSKTRPFEYLRLTSLGVIGALVKTDEQEVINFLLTTEIIPLCLRIMESGSELSKTVATFILQKILLDDTGLAYICQTYERFSHVAMILGKMVLQLSKEPSARLLKHVVRCYLRLSDNLRAREALRQCLPDQLKDSTFAQVLKDDTTTKRWLAQLVKNLQEGQVTDARGIPLAPQ